The following coding sequences lie in one Phycicoccus duodecadis genomic window:
- a CDS encoding MoaD/ThiS family protein, whose translation MATATVTVRFWAGARAATGIDAAEVEAPPTVGGLQAALVAAHPALEAVLPVCTLLVDGLAASGPDAALAPGALVEVLPPFAGG comes from the coding sequence GTGGCGACGGCCACGGTCACCGTCCGCTTCTGGGCGGGCGCTCGCGCGGCCACCGGGATCGACGCCGCAGAGGTGGAGGCGCCGCCCACGGTCGGCGGCCTCCAGGCGGCCCTGGTCGCGGCACATCCGGCCCTGGAGGCGGTCCTGCCGGTCTGCACGCTCCTGGTCGACGGCCTCGCCGCCTCCGGCCCCGACGCCGCGCTGGCGCCCGGTGCGCTGGTCGAGGTGCTCCCGCCCTTCGCCGGTGGGTGA
- a CDS encoding winged helix-turn-helix transcriptional regulator — MAHLLLLTNTLAPSAEVLPALGLLSHHVRILPAEASALVDAPDADAVVVDARRELAMARSLCRVLTTTGVAAPLVVVVTEGGLAGLTSEWGVDDVILDTAGPAEVEARLRLAIGRRAETDPQEGGPITAGSLVIDETTYSVRLRGRLLDLTYKEFELLKYLAQHPGRVFTRSQLLQEVWGYDYFGGTRTVDVHVRRLRAKLGIEHELLIGTVRNVGYRFVPEAAAELDELQQVDG, encoded by the coding sequence ATGGCCCACCTGTTGCTGCTGACGAACACCTTGGCGCCCAGCGCCGAGGTCCTTCCGGCGCTCGGGCTCCTCAGCCACCATGTTCGCATCCTTCCGGCCGAGGCGTCCGCCCTGGTCGACGCCCCGGACGCCGACGCCGTGGTGGTCGACGCCCGCCGGGAGCTGGCCATGGCCAGGTCGCTGTGCCGGGTGCTCACCACCACGGGGGTCGCGGCTCCGCTCGTCGTGGTCGTCACCGAGGGCGGGCTCGCGGGCCTCACCAGCGAGTGGGGGGTCGACGACGTCATCCTCGACACCGCCGGCCCCGCCGAGGTCGAGGCCCGGCTGCGGCTGGCCATCGGGCGCCGGGCGGAGACCGACCCCCAGGAGGGTGGCCCCATCACCGCCGGGTCGCTGGTCATCGACGAGACGACCTACTCCGTGCGGCTGCGCGGGCGCCTGCTCGACCTCACCTACAAGGAGTTCGAGCTGCTGAAGTACCTGGCGCAGCATCCGGGCCGGGTGTTCACGCGCTCGCAGCTGCTCCAGGAGGTGTGGGGCTACGACTACTTCGGCGGCACCCGCACCGTCGACGTCCACGTGCGGCGGCTGCGGGCCAAGCTCGGCATCGAGCACGAGCTGCTCATCGGCACCGTGCGCAACGTCGGCTACCGGTTCGTCCCCGAGGCGGCCGCCGAGCTCGACGAGCTCCAGCAGGTCGACGGCTGA
- a CDS encoding FABP family protein produces the protein MVFQLDTTLHADLAPLAWLVGRWAGAGLVGYPTIESARFGQEIVCSHDGRRFLRWESRTWLLDEDGNQVRPLATELGFWRPVTEATDGTNVELLLAHPTGFVEMYAGHAEPAKVELRTDGVMRSPEAKEYTAAHRLYGYVDSGLMWVMDMAAVDQPLQSHVSAELKRVE, from the coding sequence ATGGTCTTCCAGCTCGACACCACCCTGCACGCCGACCTCGCCCCCCTCGCCTGGCTCGTGGGCCGCTGGGCGGGCGCCGGGCTCGTGGGCTACCCCACCATCGAGTCGGCCCGGTTCGGGCAGGAGATCGTGTGCAGCCACGACGGCCGCCGCTTCCTGCGCTGGGAGTCACGCACCTGGCTCCTCGACGAGGACGGCAACCAGGTGCGCCCGCTGGCGACCGAGCTCGGCTTCTGGCGCCCGGTCACCGAGGCCACCGACGGCACCAACGTCGAGCTGCTGCTGGCGCATCCCACGGGCTTCGTCGAGATGTACGCCGGCCACGCCGAGCCCGCCAAGGTCGAGCTGCGCACCGACGGCGTCATGCGCAGCCCCGAGGCCAAGGAGTACACCGCGGCCCACCGGCTCTACGGCTACGTCGACAGCGGGCTGATGTGGGTCATGGACATGGCCGCGGTCGACCAGCCGCTGCAGTCGCACGTCTCGGCCGAGCTCAAGCGCGTCGAGTGA
- a CDS encoding RNA degradosome polyphosphate kinase, giving the protein MTAEPRVTPDRPGTSARDTAADASAEAAIVSEVSIASASASETRHQAQPRSANGRFSRAAQQPPSEVDHGLPADRFLDREISWLQFNERVLQLAADEHVPLLERARFLAIFAQNLDEFFMVRVAGLKRRIATGIAVRSASGLEPREVLEQISHVAHELMTMHARVYAEQVRPALEDQGVTIVRWDELSDDEHARLASVFTDRLFPVLTPLAVDPAHPFPYISGLSLNLAVILVNPKTGKEHFARVKVPPMLPRLVRVEPGPDESPLADMYDTRFVPLEDVIAAHLDHLFPGMDVVEQFTFRVTRNEDLEVEEDDAENLLTALERELTRRRFGPPVRLEVEEEMDDHVLDLIVRELGVAGSEVYRLPAPLDLRALNVIADLERSELHYEPFVARTNPDLAPTESAKARDIFASIRKQDVLLQHPYDSFSTSVQAFLEQAASDPHVLAIKQTLYRTSGDSPIIDALIDAAEAGKQVLAVVEIKARFDEENNISWARKLEHSGVHVVYGIVGLKTHAKLCLVIRQEAEGLRRYCHVGTGNYNPKTARLYEDLGLLTDDQQVGEDLGRLFNQLSGIAPRSRFKRLLVAPRSVRAGLIAHIQQEIEQERATPGSGLILWKVNSIVDEQTIDALYRASRAGVRVVLWVRGICSLRPGVPGLSETIEVHSVLGRFLEHSRVFYFGGGGDPVVYIGSADMMHRNLDRRVEALIRLTDERHLEDLRSLLERGASERYARWVLSGDGRWTRHHLGPDGTPLDDLQTAMVEMHAKRRRKARRR; this is encoded by the coding sequence ATGACGGCCGAGCCCCGAGTCACCCCGGACAGGCCGGGCACCAGCGCCCGCGACACCGCTGCCGACGCCTCCGCCGAGGCGGCCATCGTCAGCGAGGTCTCGATCGCGAGCGCCTCCGCCAGCGAGACCCGCCACCAGGCCCAGCCCCGCAGCGCCAACGGCCGCTTCAGCCGGGCCGCGCAGCAGCCCCCGTCCGAGGTGGACCACGGCCTGCCGGCCGACCGCTTCCTCGACCGTGAGATCTCGTGGCTCCAGTTCAACGAGCGGGTGCTCCAGCTGGCCGCCGACGAGCACGTGCCGCTCCTCGAGCGGGCGCGCTTCCTCGCGATCTTCGCCCAGAACCTCGACGAGTTCTTCATGGTGCGCGTCGCGGGGCTGAAGCGCCGCATCGCCACCGGCATCGCGGTCCGCTCGGCCTCGGGGCTCGAGCCGCGCGAGGTGCTCGAGCAGATCTCGCACGTGGCCCACGAGCTGATGACGATGCACGCGCGCGTCTACGCCGAGCAGGTCCGGCCGGCGCTCGAGGACCAGGGCGTCACCATCGTGCGCTGGGACGAGCTCTCCGACGACGAGCACGCCCGGCTGGCCTCGGTCTTCACCGACCGGCTGTTCCCCGTGCTCACCCCGCTGGCGGTCGACCCCGCGCACCCCTTCCCGTACATCTCGGGGCTCTCGCTCAACCTCGCCGTCATCCTGGTCAACCCCAAGACCGGCAAGGAGCACTTCGCCCGCGTCAAGGTGCCCCCGATGCTGCCGCGCCTGGTGCGGGTCGAGCCGGGCCCCGACGAGTCGCCGCTGGCCGACATGTACGACACCCGGTTCGTGCCGCTCGAGGACGTCATCGCGGCGCACCTCGACCACCTCTTCCCCGGGATGGACGTCGTCGAGCAGTTCACCTTCCGGGTCACCCGCAACGAGGACCTCGAGGTCGAGGAGGACGACGCCGAGAACCTGCTGACGGCGCTCGAGCGCGAGCTCACCCGCCGGCGCTTCGGGCCGCCGGTGCGCCTCGAGGTCGAGGAGGAGATGGACGACCACGTCCTCGACCTCATCGTGCGCGAGCTCGGCGTGGCCGGGTCCGAGGTCTACCGACTGCCGGCGCCCCTCGACCTGCGCGCGCTCAACGTCATCGCCGACCTCGAGCGCTCGGAGCTGCACTACGAGCCGTTCGTGGCCCGGACCAACCCCGACCTCGCGCCCACCGAGTCGGCCAAGGCGCGTGACATCTTCGCCTCCATCCGCAAGCAGGACGTCCTGCTCCAGCACCCCTACGACTCGTTCTCCACGTCGGTGCAGGCCTTCCTCGAGCAGGCCGCGTCCGACCCGCACGTGCTGGCCATCAAGCAGACGCTCTACCGCACCAGCGGTGACAGCCCGATCATCGACGCCCTCATCGACGCCGCCGAGGCGGGCAAGCAGGTCCTCGCGGTCGTCGAGATCAAGGCGCGCTTCGACGAGGAGAACAACATCTCGTGGGCCCGCAAGCTCGAGCACTCGGGCGTGCACGTGGTCTACGGCATCGTCGGGCTCAAGACCCACGCCAAGCTGTGCCTGGTCATCCGCCAGGAGGCCGAGGGGCTGCGCCGCTACTGCCACGTCGGCACCGGCAACTACAACCCCAAGACGGCGCGGCTCTACGAGGACCTCGGCCTGCTCACCGACGACCAGCAGGTGGGTGAGGACCTCGGGCGGCTGTTCAACCAGCTCTCGGGCATCGCGCCCCGCAGCCGGTTCAAGCGCCTCCTCGTGGCGCCGCGCTCGGTGCGGGCCGGGCTGATCGCCCACATCCAGCAGGAGATCGAGCAGGAGCGGGCCACCCCGGGCAGCGGCCTGATCCTGTGGAAGGTCAACTCGATCGTCGACGAGCAGACCATCGACGCCCTCTACCGCGCCTCGCGGGCCGGCGTCCGGGTCGTGCTGTGGGTGCGCGGCATCTGCTCGCTGCGCCCGGGCGTGCCGGGGCTGTCCGAGACCATCGAGGTGCACTCGGTGCTGGGCCGGTTCCTCGAGCACTCGCGGGTCTTCTACTTCGGCGGCGGCGGCGACCCGGTCGTCTACATCGGCAGCGCCGACATGATGCACCGCAACCTCGACCGCCGCGTCGAGGCCCTCATCCGGCTCACCGACGAGCGCCACCTCGAGGACCTGCGATCGCTGCTCGAGCGCGGCGCCTCCGAGCGCTACGCCCGCTGGGTGCTGAGCGGCGACGGCCGCTGGACCCGCCACCACCTGGGCCCCGACGGCACCCCGCTCGACGACCTCCAGACCGCCATGGTCGAGATGCACGCCAAGCGCCGCCGCAAGGCGCGGCGCCGCTGA
- a CDS encoding YgfZ/GcvT domain-containing protein: MTISLDNPSPLLARHGAVQADAADAGVASHYGDPMREQRLLAEGLAVVDLSHRDVVTVTGPDRLGWLHSMTTQDLTGLEPRQSRETLVLSPKGHVEHALHLVDDGTTTWLSLEPGTAPALVAWLESMRFMLQVEVADVTADWAVLGEPIGTESVEGEPLAWVDPWPGLVGDTVAYGPLEGHPAAGRAWRELLVPRASLEETVGDRPMAGTWAAEALRVAAWRPRLGAETDHRTIPHEVDWLRTAVHLHKGCYRGQETVARVHNLGRPPRRLVFLHLDGSGHVLPDAGAALVHDGREVGRLTSVARHHEDGPVALAVVKRSVPTDVDLVVGGVSAAQTVVVTG; this comes from the coding sequence GTGACCATCTCGCTCGACAACCCCTCGCCCCTGCTCGCGCGCCACGGCGCCGTCCAGGCGGATGCCGCCGATGCCGGCGTGGCCTCGCACTACGGCGACCCGATGCGCGAGCAGCGCCTGCTGGCGGAGGGCCTGGCCGTGGTCGACCTCTCGCACCGCGACGTCGTCACCGTCACCGGGCCCGACCGCCTCGGCTGGCTGCACTCGATGACGACCCAGGACCTCACCGGCCTGGAGCCGCGGCAGTCCCGCGAGACCCTGGTGCTCTCGCCGAAGGGGCACGTCGAGCACGCGCTGCACCTGGTCGACGACGGCACCACCACCTGGCTCTCGCTCGAGCCCGGCACGGCCCCGGCCCTGGTCGCGTGGCTGGAGTCGATGCGGTTCATGCTGCAGGTCGAGGTGGCTGACGTCACCGCCGACTGGGCGGTGCTCGGCGAGCCCATCGGCACCGAGTCGGTCGAGGGCGAGCCGTTGGCCTGGGTCGACCCGTGGCCCGGGCTGGTCGGCGACACCGTCGCGTACGGGCCGCTCGAGGGGCACCCCGCGGCCGGTCGCGCCTGGCGCGAGCTGCTGGTGCCCCGGGCGTCGCTCGAGGAGACCGTGGGCGACCGCCCGATGGCCGGCACCTGGGCCGCGGAGGCACTGCGGGTGGCGGCCTGGCGCCCACGACTCGGCGCCGAGACCGACCATCGCACCATCCCCCACGAGGTCGACTGGCTGCGCACCGCGGTGCACCTGCACAAGGGCTGCTATCGCGGCCAGGAGACCGTCGCGCGGGTGCACAACCTGGGGCGGCCGCCCCGGCGGCTGGTGTTCCTGCACCTCGACGGCTCCGGGCACGTCCTGCCCGACGCGGGGGCGGCGCTCGTGCACGACGGGCGCGAGGTCGGGCGGCTGACGAGCGTGGCGCGCCACCACGAGGACGGGCCGGTGGCACTGGCCGTCGTCAAGCGGTCGGTGCCGACGGACGTCGATCTTGTGGTCGGCGGGGTCTCGGCCGCACAGACGGTCGTCGTCACCGGCTGA
- a CDS encoding Fur family transcriptional regulator, with protein sequence MSDLGAQLRARGKRLTTQRERVLAAVGRLGHATPDEITDSVGDDGGAALPVSTVYRSLDALQELGLVGHTHVDHRSPSYHLAEHATHLHVVCRGCGWVGEVPLQMADELVARVDDQLGFAADVSHAAVHGLCRTCREAL encoded by the coding sequence GTGAGCGATCTCGGAGCGCAGCTGCGTGCGCGGGGCAAGCGGCTCACGACGCAGCGCGAGCGGGTGCTGGCCGCCGTGGGCCGGCTCGGCCACGCCACCCCCGACGAGATCACCGATTCGGTGGGTGACGACGGCGGTGCAGCGCTGCCGGTGTCGACCGTCTACCGCTCGCTCGACGCCCTCCAGGAGCTCGGGCTGGTCGGTCACACCCACGTCGACCACCGGTCGCCGAGCTACCACCTGGCCGAGCACGCCACCCACCTGCACGTGGTCTGCCGCGGCTGCGGCTGGGTCGGCGAGGTGCCGCTCCAGATGGCCGACGAGCTCGTCGCGCGCGTCGACGACCAGCTGGGCTTCGCCGCCGACGTGAGCCATGCCGCCGTGCACGGCCTGTGCCGAACCTGCCGGGAGGCATTGTGA
- a CDS encoding DsrE family protein has protein sequence MDSSASSLVVKVTCGPEALERLNQGFTVAATALASGLAVSLWLTGEATWMAVPGRAEELLLPHAAALAELRDAVLEGGRLTVCGQCAARRGLVEADLVAGAVIRGAAAFVEEVVAPRARALVY, from the coding sequence ATGGACTCCTCCGCGAGCAGCCTCGTCGTCAAGGTCACCTGCGGCCCCGAGGCCCTCGAACGGCTCAACCAGGGCTTCACGGTGGCCGCCACGGCGCTGGCCTCCGGGCTCGCGGTCAGCCTCTGGCTCACGGGCGAGGCCACCTGGATGGCGGTGCCGGGGCGGGCCGAGGAGCTCCTCCTGCCGCACGCGGCCGCGCTGGCCGAGCTGCGCGACGCGGTGCTCGAGGGTGGCCGCCTGACCGTGTGCGGGCAGTGCGCGGCCCGCCGCGGCCTGGTCGAGGCCGACCTGGTCGCGGGGGCGGTCATCCGGGGGGCGGCGGCCTTCGTCGAGGAGGTCGTGGCGCCCCGGGCGCGCGCCCTCGTCTACTGA
- the pstS gene encoding phosphate ABC transporter substrate-binding protein PstS: MKTLRLGQMASLALVGSIALAGCGSDNNASGGGSASASGSTGASSAPAADCFEGTLNAEGSSAQKNAIEEAAASYSAACPGATVNYNPSGSGTGIKQFIAGQVDFAGSDSALKTEPKDGKVEADEAAKACGSPAWNIPMVTGPIAIAYNVKGVDSLTLTPDVAAQIFDGKITTWNDPKIAAVNSGVTLPSTAIKVFFRSDESGTTENFTKYLKAAAPNAWSYDPAKSWPAAGEGKEKSAGVSEGVKSTDGGITYVEWSYAKDNNLGVAKVDNGGGAVELTGESVGKAVEAAKQDGQGNDLRLKLDYATKQAGAYPILLVTYEIVCSKYKDGATATKVKSFLKHFADPATQKSLEDIGYAPLPSSIEEKVQTAIAAIS, from the coding sequence GTGAAGACGCTTCGACTCGGCCAGATGGCGAGCCTCGCCCTGGTCGGTTCCATCGCCCTCGCCGGCTGCGGCTCCGACAACAACGCGAGCGGTGGCGGTTCCGCCTCCGCCAGCGGCTCCACCGGAGCCTCGTCGGCCCCCGCCGCCGACTGCTTCGAGGGCACCCTGAACGCCGAGGGCTCGTCCGCGCAGAAGAACGCCATCGAGGAGGCCGCCGCCTCCTACAGCGCCGCCTGCCCCGGGGCGACGGTGAACTACAACCCCAGCGGCTCCGGCACCGGTATCAAGCAGTTCATCGCCGGGCAGGTCGACTTCGCCGGCTCCGACTCGGCGCTGAAGACCGAGCCCAAGGACGGCAAGGTCGAGGCCGACGAGGCCGCCAAGGCCTGCGGCTCGCCCGCGTGGAACATCCCGATGGTCACCGGCCCGATCGCGATCGCCTACAACGTCAAGGGCGTCGACTCGCTGACCCTGACCCCCGACGTCGCGGCGCAGATCTTCGACGGCAAGATCACCACCTGGAACGACCCGAAGATCGCCGCGGTCAACTCGGGTGTGACCCTGCCCAGCACCGCCATCAAGGTCTTCTTCCGCTCCGACGAGTCGGGCACGACCGAGAACTTCACCAAGTACCTCAAGGCCGCCGCTCCGAACGCGTGGAGCTACGACCCCGCCAAGTCCTGGCCGGCCGCCGGTGAGGGCAAGGAGAAGTCGGCCGGTGTCTCCGAGGGCGTGAAGTCCACCGACGGTGGCATCACCTACGTCGAGTGGAGCTACGCCAAGGACAACAACCTCGGCGTCGCCAAGGTCGACAACGGCGGCGGCGCCGTCGAGCTGACCGGCGAGAGCGTCGGCAAGGCCGTCGAGGCCGCGAAGCAGGACGGCCAGGGCAACGACCTGCGCCTCAAGCTCGACTACGCCACCAAGCAGGCCGGCGCCTACCCGATCCTGCTCGTCACCTACGAGATCGTCTGCTCGAAGTACAAGGATGGTGCCACGGCCACCAAGGTCAAGAGCTTCCTGAAGCACTTCGCCGACCCGGCCACCCAGAAGAGCCTCGAGGACATCGGCTACGCGCCGCTGCCCAGCTCCATCGAGGAGAAGGTCCAGACCGCCATCGCGGCCATCTCCTGA
- a CDS encoding LCP family protein, whose amino-acid sequence MTDSRTDSTLDALGFDADDDPSAGDPSGPGGTPPESPGRHGRGRRGRRILTVLLVAVLLVVAGVVGFAGYLGVTVDRNVTQQALLPGPQDNPTTAPDGSTIPTKGVGTNFLVIGTDGRSKTDRGRSDVIVIVHVPADPTAIQMIHFPRDLYVSIPGHGKNKINAAYAFGGEPLLVRTLQDLLGIRIDHVARTDFGGFKAMTDAVGGVRVYAEEANNASGNGGTVVKKGWNDFDGAEALGFVRERYELSEGDISRGRRQLAFIKALLLKATSAETLRNPLTVARFTDAATTNLVVDQNLGVSQMKDYALALKGIRGNDVVFATAPFTGFTMDPVAGSIDVVDPAKMALLGKALRTDTMDTYLDVFQTP is encoded by the coding sequence GTGACGGACTCGCGAACGGACTCGACGCTCGACGCCCTGGGCTTCGACGCCGACGACGACCCGAGTGCCGGCGACCCCTCCGGGCCGGGCGGGACACCGCCCGAGTCGCCGGGCCGGCACGGGCGCGGTCGCCGGGGCCGCCGCATCCTCACCGTGCTGCTGGTCGCGGTGCTGTTGGTCGTGGCCGGGGTGGTCGGCTTCGCCGGGTACCTGGGCGTCACCGTCGACCGCAACGTGACCCAGCAGGCGCTGCTGCCCGGGCCCCAGGACAACCCCACCACCGCCCCCGACGGCAGCACCATCCCCACGAAGGGCGTCGGCACCAACTTCCTGGTGATCGGTACGGACGGGCGCAGCAAGACCGACCGCGGTCGCTCCGACGTCATCGTCATCGTCCACGTCCCGGCCGACCCCACGGCCATCCAGATGATCCACTTCCCCCGCGACCTGTACGTGTCGATCCCCGGGCACGGCAAGAACAAGATCAACGCCGCCTACGCCTTCGGCGGCGAGCCGCTGCTGGTCCGCACGCTGCAGGACCTGCTCGGCATCCGCATCGACCACGTGGCCCGCACCGACTTCGGCGGCTTCAAGGCCATGACCGACGCGGTCGGCGGCGTGCGCGTGTATGCCGAGGAGGCCAACAACGCCTCGGGCAACGGCGGCACCGTGGTCAAGAAGGGCTGGAACGACTTCGACGGCGCCGAGGCCCTGGGCTTCGTCCGCGAGCGCTACGAGCTGAGCGAGGGGGACATCTCGCGTGGCCGCCGCCAGCTGGCGTTCATCAAGGCCCTGCTGCTCAAGGCCACGAGTGCCGAGACCCTGCGGAACCCGCTCACGGTCGCCCGGTTCACCGACGCCGCGACGACCAACCTGGTGGTCGACCAGAACCTCGGCGTCAGCCAGATGAAGGACTACGCCCTGGCGCTCAAGGGCATCCGCGGCAACGACGTCGTGTTCGCGACCGCGCCCTTCACCGGGTTCACGATGGACCCGGTGGCCGGCAGCATCGACGTCGTCGACCCCGCGAAGATGGCCCTACTCGGCAAGGCCCTGCGCACGGACACCATGGACACCTACCTGGACGTCTTCCAGACGCCCTGA
- the mshD gene encoding mycothiol synthase produces the protein MAATERLDAVDDSGTAEVLALASRAADVDGVGAVSEAFRLALGPSRDGVVHLLRRADDGVLVGYAQVAAAGTPDAAAELVVDQSARRVGHGRALLDAAVGAGARSVWAHGDLEGARALAASAGLARSRELYRMERPLADADAADPVLPQGYSVRAFQPGRDDHDWVRLNAAAFAHHREQGRLTLDDLHERMAQPWFDAAGFLLVEREGRLVAFHWTKVEPGSTAGRAHGSDPSAARSGTGEVYVVGVDPAEQGRGLGGPLTGLGLAHLARRGLATVDLYVDGDNTAARRTYGRLGFEDVALDVQYTVAAT, from the coding sequence GTGGCGGCGACCGAGCGGCTCGACGCCGTCGACGACTCGGGTACGGCCGAGGTGCTCGCGCTCGCGTCGCGGGCGGCCGACGTCGACGGGGTCGGCGCGGTGTCCGAGGCCTTCCGCCTGGCCCTGGGCCCGTCGCGTGACGGCGTGGTGCACCTGCTGCGCCGCGCCGACGACGGCGTGCTGGTCGGGTACGCGCAGGTGGCCGCGGCCGGGACCCCCGACGCCGCCGCCGAGCTCGTGGTCGACCAGTCCGCCCGCCGGGTGGGCCACGGGCGGGCGCTGCTGGACGCCGCGGTCGGTGCCGGGGCGCGCAGCGTCTGGGCCCACGGCGACCTCGAGGGCGCGCGGGCCCTGGCGGCCTCCGCCGGGCTGGCCCGCAGCCGTGAGCTGTATCGGATGGAGCGCCCGCTCGCCGACGCCGATGCCGCCGACCCGGTTCTGCCGCAGGGGTACTCGGTACGTGCGTTCCAGCCGGGGCGCGACGACCACGACTGGGTGCGCCTCAACGCCGCCGCCTTCGCCCATCACCGCGAGCAGGGCCGGCTCACCCTCGACGACCTGCACGAGCGGATGGCGCAGCCCTGGTTCGACGCCGCCGGCTTCCTCCTGGTCGAGCGCGAGGGCCGGCTCGTGGCGTTCCACTGGACCAAGGTCGAGCCCGGCTCCACGGCAGGGCGGGCCCACGGTTCCGATCCGAGCGCAGCGAGGAGCGGGACCGGGGAGGTCTATGTGGTGGGGGTCGACCCGGCCGAGCAGGGCCGTGGGCTCGGTGGGCCCCTGACCGGGCTGGGCCTGGCCCACCTCGCACGCCGGGGGCTGGCCACGGTCGACCTCTACGTCGATGGCGACAACACCGCAGCCCGCCGCACGTACGGCCGCCTCGGCTTCGAGGACGTCGCGCTCGACGTGCAGTACACCGTCGCCGCCACCTGA
- a CDS encoding NUDIX hydrolase: MPTSIPAAGTLPWRVSEHGLQVAMVHRPRYDDWSWAKGKLDPDEEWAPAAARETHEETGLVVRLGVPLPEARYTVLARDGSPAEKVVRYWAAEVTGGDGRLVNEIDDVAWLDPRTAHDRLDYARDRDQLRALVRHHQAGTLTTWPLALVRHAHAVPRGAWKGDDDRLRPLDDSGRARARTLAPVLEAFGVRRLVSSPSERCTATLAPYAAATGRRLRRHDELSEEGYAADPTGAVLRLQKILDRGRPVAVCSHGPVLPALVDVLVGLTGDAAGPHRGRLVEAGADRLAKGEALVCHVAGAGADARVVAVERHLP; the protein is encoded by the coding sequence ATGCCGACGTCGATCCCCGCGGCCGGGACGCTCCCGTGGCGCGTGTCCGAGCACGGGCTCCAGGTGGCGATGGTGCACCGACCGCGCTACGACGACTGGTCGTGGGCCAAGGGCAAGCTCGACCCGGACGAGGAGTGGGCCCCGGCCGCGGCCCGCGAGACGCACGAGGAGACCGGGCTGGTGGTCCGCCTGGGCGTGCCCCTGCCGGAGGCCCGCTACACGGTGCTGGCCCGCGACGGCAGCCCGGCCGAGAAGGTCGTGCGGTACTGGGCGGCCGAGGTCACCGGCGGCGACGGGCGCCTGGTCAACGAGATCGACGACGTCGCGTGGCTGGACCCCCGCACGGCCCACGACCGCCTCGACTACGCCCGCGACCGTGACCAGCTGCGCGCGCTGGTGCGCCACCACCAGGCGGGGACCCTCACGACCTGGCCGCTGGCGCTGGTGCGGCACGCCCACGCCGTCCCACGAGGAGCCTGGAAGGGGGATGACGACCGCCTGCGTCCGCTCGACGACAGCGGCCGCGCCCGGGCCCGCACCCTCGCCCCGGTCCTGGAGGCCTTCGGTGTGCGCCGGCTGGTCAGCTCGCCGTCCGAGCGCTGCACCGCGACCCTCGCCCCCTACGCCGCGGCGACCGGCCGGCGGCTGCGCCGGCACGACGAGCTCTCCGAGGAGGGCTACGCCGCCGACCCCACCGGCGCCGTGCTCCGCCTGCAGAAGATCCTCGACCGGGGCCGCCCCGTGGCCGTGTGCTCGCACGGGCCGGTGCTGCCCGCCCTGGTCGACGTGCTCGTCGGGCTGACCGGCGATGCCGCCGGACCCCACCGGGGCCGGCTGGTCGAGGCCGGCGCCGACCGGCTGGCCAAGGGCGAGGCGCTCGTCTGCCACGTCGCCGGCGCCGGCGCCGACGCCCGGGTCGTCGCCGTCGAGCGCCACCTGCCCTGA